A window from Drosophila nasuta strain 15112-1781.00 chromosome 3, ASM2355853v1, whole genome shotgun sequence encodes these proteins:
- the LOC132793599 gene encoding LOW QUALITY PROTEIN: vacuolar protein sorting-associated protein 26C (The sequence of the model RefSeq protein was modified relative to this genomic sequence to represent the inferred CDS: deleted 4 bases in 3 codons) — MSASAFNFDIKLKRENKVYYENDMLIGCVQFQCPSETKHDGILLTLDGVVNLQLSSKTVGLFDAFYNSVKPITLLQNSLELSAPGKLSVGNSEFHFELPLVCKKEPRKLYETYHGVFISINYQLKCDVNVKRNFLGKSLQKTQQFCVQYKPLPLDSEASRLAVPFSLSMSNAKERVTMPRFLITGRLDRLESCVTMPITGSLTVQHTEAPIKSIEMQLVRVETCGCDEGYSKDATEVQTIQIADGNVMPKLEIPIYMVLPRLFTCPTLLTKNFKIEFELNLVVLFKEDHSVSENFKILLKRASGPLPSKLTTAGR, encoded by the exons ATGAGTGCAAGTGCTTTTAACTTTGACATAAAGTTGAAACGCGAAAACAAAGTGTACTACGAAAAT gacatgcTAATTGGCTGCGTGCAGTTTCAATGCCCCAGCGAAACGAAGCACGATGGAATACTCCTAACACTCGACGGCGTCGTCAATTTGCAGCTAAGCAGTAAAACCGTTGGACTTTTCGATGCCTTTTACAATTCCGTTAAGCCCATCACGTTGCTGCAGAACAGCCTGGAGCTTTCAGCACCTGGGAAACTCTCAGTAGGCAACTCC GAATTTCACTTCGAATTGCCTTTGgtgtgc aaaaaagagccaCGAAAATTATACGAGACATATCACGGCGTTTTTATCAGCATCAATTATCAGCTGAAATGTGATGTTAATGTGAAGCGCAATTTCCTGGGCAAATCTCTACAGAAAACGCAACAATTCTGTGTGCAATACAAACCCTTGCCGTTGGATAGTGAGGCATCTCGTCTCGCAGTTCCCTTCAGTCTGAGCATGAGCAATGCCAAGGAGCGTGTCACAATGCCTAGATTTCTGATCACAGGACGTTTGGATCGTCTGGAGTCGTGCGTCACGATGCCCATTACTGGCAGCCTGACTGTGCAACACACGGAGGCGCCCATCAAGTCCATTGAAATGCAGCTAGTGCGTGTGGAAACCTGTGGCTGCGATGAAGGCTACTCC AAGGATGCTACTGAAGTGCAAACGATTCAAATAGCCGATGGAAATGTTATGCCCAAACTCGAAATACCCATTTATATGGTCTTGCCACGTCTTTTCACTTGCCCCACGCTGCTAACGAAGAACTTTAAAATTG agTTTGAGTTGAATTTGGTTGTGTTGTTCAAGGAGGATCACAGCGTTAGCGAGAACTTTAAAATTCTTCTAAAACGAGCCTCGGGACCTTTGCCAAGCAAATTAACAACAGCGGGACGCTGA